One Pyrus communis chromosome 13, drPyrComm1.1, whole genome shotgun sequence genomic window carries:
- the LOC137712097 gene encoding germin-like protein subfamily 3 member 4, which translates to MSSYFSCCIVFLSVICFCTKICSADSDNLQDTCPTSPPGKQTIFINGFPCKNPNSIAAPDFKTSKLTEPGNTDNFLGSAVTLVTAADFPGLNTLGLSIARTDLRVDGMVSLHSHPRASELFFVSKGIVLAGFIDTKNQPFQQVLAEGDVFVFPKGLLHFSLNFGYDFATVFSVFNSQNPGVVEISGAIFQSDLDMIDRMTEGFLTHHIGNLTLNKRQFRKLNPII; encoded by the coding sequence ATGAGTTCGTATTTTTCCTGCTGCATTGTTTTTCTATCTGTCATCTGTTTCTGCACCAAAATCTGTTCTGCAGACTCCGATAACCTCCAGGACACTTGCCCTACGTCCCCGCCAGGAAAGCAAACCATCTTCATCAATGGCTTCCCGTGCAAGAATCCAAACAGCATCGCTGCCCCCGACTTCAAAACCTCCAAGCTAACCGAACCTGGCAACACAGACAATTTCCTTGGCTCCGCAGTGACTCTAGTCACTGCTGCAGACTTTCCAGGCCTCAACACGCTTGGCCTCTCAATTGCGCGAACAGACTTGAGAGTAGATGGCATGGTGAGCCTCCACTCCCACCCTCGGGCATCCGAACTGTTCTTTGTGAGCAAAGGAATTGTGCTTGCTGGGTTTATTGACACCAAAAACCAGCCATTCCAACAGGTTCTTGCAGAAGGAGATGTGTTTGTTTTCCCAAAGGGTTTGCTTCATTTTTCTCTGAATTTTGGGTATGATTTCGCCACCGTTTTCTCAGTTTTCAACAGCCAGAATCCAGGGGTTGTGGAAATTTCTGGTGCCATATTTCAATCTGATCTGGATATGATTGACAGGATGACAGAGGGGTTTCTCACTCATCACATCGGAAATCTCACTCTTAACAAGCGGCAATTCAGAAAGTTAAATCCTATCATTTGA
- the LOC137713305 gene encoding inositol polyphosphate multikinase beta encodes MLKVPDHQVAGHQAGGGKLGPLVDDSGHFYKPLQSDERGSHEVAFYTAFSTDTRIPDHFRKFFPVFHGTKLLEASDGSGLYPHLALEDIVSGRTNPCILDAKIGARTWYPQAAEDYLQKCLKKDRETACLELGFRISGLQVYGNKLTGLWKPDRHVIQSSSVEDSKLALRKFISSNPSTDSDIKPDCSFASTVYGGPDGILAQLLVLKSWFEEQTFYHFYSCSVLMVYDKESILQGKNRGAQIKLVDFAHVIDGRGVIDHNFLGGLCSLIKMITDIVTSPST; translated from the coding sequence ATGCTTAAGGTCCCAGACCATCAAGTTGCTGGCCACCAAGCTGGTGGTGGAAAGCTTGGCCCTCTTGTAGATGATTCAGGCCACTTTTACAAGCCTCTTCAGAGTGACGAGCGTGGTTCCCATGAGGTAGCATTCTATACAGCATTCTCTACTGACACTAGGATTCCAGACCACTTCCGCAAGTTCTTCCCTGTATTTCATGGCACTAAGCTTTTAGAGGCGTCTGATGGTTCTGGTCTGTATCCTCACCTGGCCTTGGAAGATATTGTCTCAGGCCGAACCAATCCTTGTATACTGGATGCTAAAATTGGTGCCAGAACATGGTACCCACAAGCTGCTGAAGATTATCTCCAAAAGTGTCTTAAGAAAGATAGAGAAACTGCGTGCCTGGAACTGGGGTTCAGGATATCTGGACTTCAAGTGTATGGAAACAAACTGACTGGACTTTGGAAGCCCGACAGGCACGTTATTCAGAGCAGTAGCGTTGAAGATTCTAAGTTAGCTCTTAGGAAATTTATATCTTCTAACCCATCTACCGATTCAGATATCAAACCAGATTGTTCTTTCGCATCGACTGTCTATGGTGGTCCTGATGGGATATTGGCACAGCTGTTGGTACTGAAGTCATGGTTTGAGGAGCAAACGTTTTACCATTTCTATTCTTGTTCAGTTCTGATGGTTTATGACAAGGAATCGATACTGCAGGGGAAGAATCGAGGTGCTCAAATTAAACTTGTTGATTTTGCGCATGTCATTGACGGGAGAGGTGTAATCGACCATAATTTTTTGGGCGGGCTCTGCTCCTTGATAAAGATGATCACAGATATTGTCACCAGTCCTAGTACTTGA